Genomic DNA from Schistocerca gregaria isolate iqSchGreg1 chromosome 4, iqSchGreg1.2, whole genome shotgun sequence:
GTATGCAGTGTGGTCTGTGACCGCAGGTTCCATTATTAGGACGATTATAGAAGATTATCTTCTGAGAGTGAGAAAAGCACAGATATTTTTCAtagacaatgcatcgtactttgtaGGCGATAGATGGAAGGAATTTAATAACACGAACAATATAGCACATATAATATTAATAGCCAGAAATTTACCCCGAATTAAGCCCAACAGAAAGAAATTCAAAAATTTAACAGGTTTATAGGCACTTATACACCCCTTCTGCACACGAAATGGGGTGAGTTTGTCTCACCATTACAACAAATCATTAACACCTTATCACACATTTCAACCGCCTTTACACCCACTCAATAGATGTTTCAAAGGAGAGAAGTCGGTGGGAGGGAAAGACCATTGTCCAGAATACCCAGGGGAGAGATGTCACTTGAAGAAAAGAAAGGTCAGACCTTGAATAAATTGGAGGAAAAGGCTGAACAGAAGAAAAAGTCTTATGACAAAAGATTAGGGCGCACTTAACAGTTTCAAGAAGGACAAGAAGTATTACTGTGAAAGTACTCTAAATCTATGAAATATGGGAAGCTAAATCTTAAATGGcagcttgcgacgggtcaggctcttatcgcgcagtttcctttccctgaaagaaaatccacctacctcgtttcttaggtagttgctgcactcgcctctcctgatagcagctactggaaaaattgcagaaaagcagtgttgaagaaactgcagtttaatagccgctcaccggaggccgcgatacatgtttgctgaaatacaatctatgagcaatcttcctaaataaattgagttattggaatggtagtaattgtttactcaaacgagaacgcgaagttggtaattctatttaagctctttattgtctttaagcctgatcatcagcccgctaatctacgtttgaagaaagttcagttcacaattctatccacactcaaaccccgccagaattagctttcaaagttacggaatttacttaactgcaacacagacgattttctaacatacacgtttgcagtcgatgttcaataatagttcgttttttaacgttaatgctcgccataagcacttagtaaaagtttacgaagtaccgccacgcttttaattattaaagttactcgcgtctttcgcggaacgaaaagtcacaactcgctcaaactcacactacgcgttactggactcttccagtctcaaatcgcacagtaccgaaccgatgaagccgttttatgacttcattttacacattattcgcgaggacacatcaagcatgtctcttctcgatcacagttccttcgcgactcctcatccactcgcgactcactctcctaatctctaaccgtcctcgcatctcattggctcacacatcacacagccaatcagaattaactctttgggtgcgcctcgcgccaaaatctagcacgcaccagtcatgacttctgaatcatttacgtcatgatttcttgttacacaaaatttactgtataatttaacaaaccgaaaggaaaactagactttactttatttccagaaattatttaaatactcgcgaacgttctggctgcttgtacaataccatacactcttggacatccgacattcactaagatggggaaccactggcgactctgttcccacggttacatcgtctgaacacttgcgagttccaacctagattttatacacttgcaaagaatggcgaatgtccctctttcattcactcaggcacactcattcactctcacctactcatataaaataactgttcacaaaaattcaaaacatttatggttttaacaaagttataggtgaatttctaaaagtaaaattctcaaaataaatacaaaatcacggaaggtgattttgtttcatagttggatggtcactgaaggtgatctatacataatggtatttatttagactcgaaaattgtagaaatttgcgttttctgtaagatttttctaatttccaaaatatgcaggtttcaaagctcaaatttggatgacttatttttattcataacagaaactagtatattaacttttaatttcctcaggttcctcagttagaagttattaaagatgaaagttccacgttatacacgcggctagttagcgcacaggtcttacattctcacggtacagacatgccatatggtcgtgacgtcagacgaacggacaccggtaatctgcccgctacagcacatatgctaatctgatggctactttacagtctgtctacatttcacagtaaatatttgatagaaaactgtgcgctcgcactagttgcgacgccacacacctcctgaggaaactaaattttttcattcatgacaaacttttagttttctaaaaaaatttctattaaagatttactcaaacagctatttaacatttatagttcctgtacatcaatcatccacttatacctagggctgacgacctacaaaacatcttatatctaaacatgcacttttatcatcattcaaaaaaaaatttttcagattacaaaattctatttacaaattcctgaaagagaaaacaaacctaaatactatcttgatgtacgtcacacgcacactaacactactatcgctatggtgagcgtcacttttttaccacttacacttaagattttgatagcactcgtagttcgaccgggtcctgcttgggaggtccatttcaagtctcgtgctaccacctctgtttacttcggcgcacctgaaacatcagctggcctcagttccctttctaactgctacgtcttaacctacagcagcgataaatggcgctatctgcttgactctaaagtctcatattttgataaaatttactttacagtatgtacaattttcaaatttttttttttttttttttttaagtgaaaagtgaattgactttcctaatgcagtaccgaagtggcacatttactctttaattacttcttcatctcataatcaaacaagttatggttacataagaaatactaagaaaaacaattcctacaaatagttcacaaatacataataaatctccgccagcactggtgactctccagttcctgtacaatacacaacaatataaaatatacacaaaattatcaatattacaattctgtctccaggcaatctcctgtagtcctgtatcataaattaaacactgaaaaatacatatttacttattcatttatcaacactacaatccttatactaatctctacgacaaacttggggagctttgtgtgtctctggtcaaaaatggaatcgatgtcatgggtactttcctcatctcacatatctggagttacttcaatttcttgtcaacatcaggttttctctagtcacattcgggtttaatttacaactctcatactcatacttcacacactcaggttagtatttgttaaagcgtttcctactaatctgcgaaacctcgttacccatactttctaacatacatccacctcctgagttaccaacgtcgcctcagctctgtttacattcgtagcctcacttccttttgtttacaaacatctcctctgtttaccaacaaacgccacctctggttaccaacattaagctttttatttactcaccttcgtagcctcactttttcctaatatcgagctagccaaacactatgctcattctttctccttttctcacatatttctcttcatttgacagtcagtcctgctgcactgtccctttaacttaacttcctttacccctttgacagtcaaccttgttgcactgtacctttactcattttaccactaaatcacctcctgaggctctgacttcattgaacagacagttttgctgtactgctccatttcctttcctaaacattagcttaatgctacgtcttaacatatcgttctgttacttaacaaacagcttcaatgttcgtcaccatattttctgaggctcttacatttcttagttattttacctttctaagggcattactcacaccttaggccaaacatttactttactgagacttattacttatctgaggtatcttaatcctttttgattttctcttacactcattccttacgcttaacctatactgcactgaggttctttcctactcattacttaaacactttatcacttaaaaactacgatagagaagaaggaaagacgatagaattttagttctgaatgaaagaagaggtaggttgacaatacggaaaagaaagtggaagaaatattgtcaaacgactcgagacctagtgctcgtcacgcacttagctctgcaaagagtgcaaagctctctgaggtatctactcactcctggccacgtctctcttttgaacatatcttttcaaatccacaatgttcctaagccctaacaccttatgtgatttcacaaactccagtctataagcatttgggtgaggcttctctacgattctaaatgggcccacgtactcatcggtaaacttctttgtttctgacgtaagtttcttagatctttccctagttttcactagcactagatcccctacctgaaaactagtgggatcagctcttgcgtcatgccttctctttctttccagggccttctttcttatattaatacgtgccagtctctccttctcttcgatggctatgtctgtgagatttggaaactcgaccaggtcgaataaaatattattcggcctaatgtcacacattagctctactggtgcatatcctgtggcttcatgcttcagatggtttattacttcttcgaagtattcaatataattggcccaagcggagtgttttttatgacaatatgttctacacaatctgtttaactccttcataattcgctcacacatgttcccttgaggaaagtacgcggagatttttatgtgatcgatacctctctgttgtaaacattcactaaatttcttagagataaactggggcccattgtctgacaatattgcctttggcactcctatcttcccaaaatagtccttctccaacttattcactaatactttagagttggctttcttaattgggtaaaattttacgtacttagtaaacccatccaccatcacaaacacatattcacatccccctctagacactggtagtggaccaaataaatctacagctactaaatccagccgattttgtggttctactgaatacatctgtccttggatagttctattgttggccctaactttctggcaacgatcacaggattctaatcgctgttgcacccttctccacatattatcaaaaattaccacttcacttaacttagctatacatttacgagcgccataatgcccatacttacaatgtacgtagtctataagtgcatctacatgttgctccggaaaacatattttccaattctcctcactgtctttcctgcgcctaaataagacatctttatgcactttatagtagaccagtaattttgggtagtctggatgacctaatctactctttactaatttaatgttgtcatcctggttctgttccctccgtaggttcttacaaatgcgcttaattaagccatcgtcctggagctgcatgatggccaacattacttcattattatcggtatttcttaaagatttcccttcttgtcctgtatctttcacacttcttgataaggcgtccgccacgatgttctcggaacccttaatgtatatcatcttataattaaattgctgtaaatacagggaccaccttcttaatctagcatgttttagctgacatgagtctaaatatgtaagggcactatggtctgtgtagatccaaatttcatgtcctaaaaggtacttttcaaatttttgcaggccgaaaataacagctaatgcttcaagttcagatatactataatttttctcggattgttgcaatgacctgctcgcaaaggctatggtcttgtggacttcctcttctccttctttttccaactgaaatagttcaactcctaacccgtaaccacaagcatcagatcccagacaaaatggtttcgaaaaatcgggatggttcaaaatcttactattaataagagcttctttcaattcttcaaacgccttctgacactcagaagtccatttataaactacatttttctttaagagttctcgcaggcacggtgcattgaataattgtccagacacaaattttctataaaacccaaacaaaccaaacatcccctttaatgctttacgtgttgtaggtgcagcataatcccttattgctctaatcttttctggatccggcatgataccatcgccactcactatgtgccccaagaatttaatttctttcttcacaaattcagttttgtctagcttcaatttcataccccccaattttatggccctcaatacttcatccaataacatacagtgttcctcccacgttggtgtcgatatcaaaacgtcgtctacatacactgtaattcttcttagtagatggtcccctaatacctgcgacatagctcttacaaaggcacatacacttatatttaaaccaaacggcaccaccttatactgataacatctaccttcgaataagaatgccgtgtactttcttgattcctttgctaacggtaggttccaatatccacaggtcacatccatggatgtaaagaacttagcacctttaaacttttgtagcagttcttcaatattctccggacggtcactctcaggtagtactattttgtttaatgctcgagcatccaacactagtctaattgagccatccttcttaggaactatgactagcgggttattgtacacactaacagccctttcaataattccccactctaacatattttgaattaagtcacgtactgcctccttatgtacttctgggattgcaaatggttttttgaagaaatgagcgtctttctgcactgtcaaaaaacactcataatcctttactagccctggttgatctgagaaaacctcggcatgtttgactagtatttgtcttaaatcgtttttccttgcttcatcagtatcaattaattctagtaatttctcctcgatcctatttctgacactcacaagctcagacggatcctctacttttttgccaccgtactcattatagccctccaagaatttctctgttttacaaatacatataggaaaatcattctgctcaggatcctcacatagctgcttaccgatgaaaggtatagtaattagtttacccttaatttttaccataacatcattggtagaaaaattcacccatccttcatatttattcaaaaagtcagcccccaccaatatgtctacactcagtccatttataactaagaagttctgtcttatttctacttccttaaatgctatgggtagaaacacttcctgttttactgtcttcttagtcttaccggttgctactacaatgttcaagccacttactggcatcttaacaatctgtttactgttagggagttcatttaccaagttctgggatactgcacagacttccgatccagtatctatcaaacatttaactggttcatttaatactcttagctctactatcggttgccctaagtactctttatttattttgggttctgcttcctccaataaatcttgcacaatttctctcctttcgaagcctgtcttttgggtggcaatcacattcacacttacagggtttatttcatgcttattatcaccctcaattctagtggcagctcctattagcctatccactattgctaagtcaaaacatttttccaatgtttccccctctttctcattaacctccttttctacgaccctatccaaggcgtcgtcattaacctctacctcctcctctaatc
This window encodes:
- the LOC126268043 gene encoding uncharacterized protein LOC126268043; the encoded protein is MHSKTNEELSDRGENSNNGRVVTVLDKIIDVVDSYEEEDRLEEEVEVNDDALDRVVEKEVNEKEGETLEKCFDLAIVDRLIGAATRIEGDNKHEINPVSVNVIATQKTGFERREIVQDLLEEAEPKINKEYLGQPIVELRVLNEPVKCLIDTGSEVCAVSQNLVNELPNSKQIVKMPVSGLNIVVATGKTKKTVKQEVFLPIAFKEVEIRQNFLVINGLSVDILVGADFLNKYEGWVNFSTNDVMVKIKAI